A window of the Cheilinus undulatus linkage group 21, ASM1832078v1, whole genome shotgun sequence genome harbors these coding sequences:
- the dnaja3a gene encoding dnaJ heat shock protein family (Hsp40) member A3a has translation MMASSAARCSSRWITVFVSSGQHRAAAAVVCTSHGGVRSFSTVGAEKLWRGGNLMSGGAGKALTLRGLSGIKSLNAVSTLSFHTSAPASSKQDYYQVLGVPRTATQKEIKKAYYQMAKKYHPDTNKDDPQAKEKFAQLAEAYEVLSDEVKRKQYDTYGSAGFDAGQAGGGQQYWSGQAQSVDPEELFRKIFGEFSGGRGFRDFNAIFDQPQEYIMELTFTQAAKGVNKEMTVNMDSACQRCDGKGHEPGTKVQHCHYCNGSGMETVNTGPFVMRSTCRRCGGKGTVISSPCHSCRGTGQTKQRKTVMVPVPAGVEDGQTVRMPVGKKEVFITFRVQKSPVFRRDGADIHSDLLISVAQAILGGTARTQGLYETLNLSIPAGIQTDQRIRLAGKGIARVSGYGFGDHYVHVKIKVPKTLTDRQRSLLMSYAEDETDVEGTVNGVTATTTGKRSSWN, from the exons ATGATGGCGTCTTCGGCAGCCCGCTGCTCCTCACGCTGGATTACAGTTTTCGTGTCCTCTGGACAGCACAGGGCTGCTGCTGCGGTTGTCTGCACAAGTCATGGAGGGGTACGAAGTTTCTCTACCGTGGGAGCGGAGAAGCTGTGGAGGGGAGGGAACCTGATGAGTGGCGGAGCTGGGAAAGCGTTGACATTGAGAGGGCTGTCAG GTATCAAATCGCTTAATGCTGTCAGCACACTGTCCTTTCACACAAGTGCCCCTGCAAGCAGCAAGCAGGACTACTACCAGGTCTTGGGTGTACCCCGCACAGCAACTCAGAAAGAGATCAAGAAAGCCTACTACCAG ATGGCCAAGAAATATCACCCCGACACCAACAAAGACGACCCTCAAGCCAAGGAAAAATTTGCTCAGCTGGCTGAAGCTTATGAG GTCCTTAGTGATGAAGTTAAGAGGAAGCAGTATGATACATATGGCTCAGCAGGCTTCGATGCTGGTCAGGCCGGTGGAGGGCAGCAGTACTGGTCTGGACAGGCCCAGAGCGTAGACCCAGAAGAGCTCTTCCGTAAAATCTTTGGGGAATTTTCTGGAGGCAGAGGCTTCAGAGACTTCAATGCTATTTTTGATCAGCCACAGGAG TACATCATGGAGCTGACATTCACTCAAGCTGCAAAGGGGGTCAACAAAGAAATGACTGTTAATATGGATTCAGCATGTCAGCGCTGTGATGGCAAAGGTCATGAGCCTGGCACTAAGGTCCAGCACTGCCACTACTGCAACGGCTCTGGCATG GAGACAGTGAACACAGGCCCGTTCGTGATGCGCTCTACATGTCGTCGCTGTGGTGGCAAAGGCACAGTCATCTCGTCCCCCTGTCATTCCTGCCGTGGGACAGGCCAGACTAAACAGAGGAAAACTGTGATGGTTCCTGTGCCTGCAG GTGTGGAGGATGGTCAAACAGTCAGAATGCCAGTTGGTAAGAAGGAAGTCTTCATCACATTTAGG GTCCAAAAAAGTCCAGTGTTCAGGAGGGATGGCGCAGACATCCACTCTGACCTTCTTATCTCTGTGGCACAAGCTATCCTGGGCGGCACAGCCAGAACACAAGGCCTCTACGAAACACTAAATTTATCT ATCCCAGCAGGCATCCAGACTGACCAGAGGATACGTCTGGCAGGGAAGGGAATCGCTCGTGTCAGTGGCTATGGCTTTGGAGATCATTATGtccatgtcaaaataaaagtaccgAA GACTCTCACAGATAGACAAAGAAGTCTGCTCATGAGCTACGCTGAAGACGAGACAGATGTGGAGGGGACGGTGAACGGAGTCACTGCCACCACGACAG GTAAAAGATCATCCTGGAACTGA
- the hmox2b gene encoding heme oxygenase 2, with the protein MSAEKMETTASVSNGAGPTYEEKEEKPSPHDLSEMLAAGTKEVHEKAENTQFVKDFLRGRIRKELFKLGAVALYYTYAAMEEEIERNKDHPHFAPLYFPLELHRHDALARDLEYFYGPDWQSQVKCSQATQQYVDRIHEVGLEDPVLLVAHAYTRYMGDLSGGQVLKKVAQRALKLPPTGEGLEFYQFDAIHSAKAFKQLYRSRMNELELDEETKKKLVDEAVKAFHFNMEVFNELEEIGKTIQEEVLDAGMPVHGATGGDISKCPYYAAKMAASGGSAYVRQLAMAVLRHPTGQVLFATWFAALAGLAAWYLM; encoded by the exons ATGTCAGCAGAGAAGATGGAGACAACAGCCAGTGTGTCCAATGGAGCAGGGCCCACAtatgaggaaaaagaagaaaaacctAG TCCCCATGATCTGTCTGAGATGCTGGCAGCAGGGACCAAAGAGGTCCATGAAAAAGCTGAGAACACCCAGTTTGTGAAAGATTTCCTCAGGGGGCGCATCAGAAAAGAGCTCTTCAAG CTTGGTGCCGTTGCTCTCTACTATACTTATGCTGCCATGGAGGAAGAAATTGAAAGGAACAAAGACCACCCCCACTTTGCCCCTTTATATTTTCCTCTGGAGCTGCACCGTCATGATGCCCTGGCCCGTGACCTTGAGTACTTTTATGGTCCCGACTGGCAGAGCCAAGTCAAATGCTCCCAGGCCACCCAACAGTATGTGGACCGTATTCATGAAGTCGGGCTAGAGGACCCAGTTCTGCTGGTTGCACACGCCTACACCCGATACATGGGTGATCTGTCTGGGGGCCAGGTGCTGAAAAAAGTGGCCCAGAGAGCCTTGAAGCTGCCGCCCACTGGCGAGGGATTGGAATTCTACCAGTTTGATGCCATCCATAGTGCCAAAGCATTCAAGCAGCTGTACCGCAGTCGGATGAACGAGCTGGAACTGGATGAGGAAACAAAGAAGAAGCTTGTAGACGAGGCTGTGAAGGCTTTTCACTTTAACATGGAG GTGTTCAATGAGCTGGAAGAGATCGGTAAAACCATCCAGGAGGAAGTTTTGGATGCCGGCATGCCTGTCCATGGAGCAACAGGCGGTGACATCAGCAAGTGTCCCTACTATGCTGCCAAGATGG CGGCATCAGGTGGATCAGCATACGTTCGTCAGCTCGCCATGGCTGTGCTCCGACACCCAACAGGACAGGTCCTGTTTGCTACGTGGTTTGCTGCTCTGGCTGGATTGGCAGCGTGGTATCTGATGTGA